Within Fervidobacterium thailandense, the genomic segment CTCTTTCCGTGTTGAAAATTCAACCCACCTTGCACATCCGTAGAGGTGTGGATATAACTTATTGCCATCCTTCATAAGTATTTTATCCAAGAGATTTTCTGCAAGTTCACTGACATCTTTATGGGCATTCTTAAACCGCGCTATCTTGTAAACTAATCTCCAAGACTTGAAGTACGTTTTCTTGTCTATCGAATCTTCATATAGATTCGAAGCTTCGTACATATAATTGAGAATGACGCGCTTTTTCGTCTTTTCAACTAATTTTTCAAGTAGCTCCTTGATTGCTTCAAACTCATCCCACTCTTCCCAACCTATGATCTCTTCCATGAAACCAATCGCGTTCTTCTTCCGTTCATCTGAAGCTCTTTTATACTCCTTTGCTCTATCCAAATTTTCACCTGCTGCTTCGGCAATTCTGAAGACGGGGAATTTTACGTCTCTGGAAATAGCTATAGCCATGCTGACGGTGACATTCTCGTTTTCGCACACAAATTTTCTGAAGTCTTCGCGCAGCACTTTTGCAAGCCTGGGTAACGAACTCCACGGACCGATGATTAGGAAATCATCACCTCCTGAGTAGATAACAGAGCACTCTTTGAACTCTCTGGATACTAATTTTTCAAGGTAATATCCGAAGAAGAGCTTAAATTCCTCAGATAGTGCACTGACCCTGGAAAGTGAGACTTTTGTGCCCAGCCCTTCCCTGAATATACTTCCTAAGTTATCAACATCCCCCCTTAAAACTCCCCATCTCTTAACACCGATGGATACATTAGCCATTTTGTCAAGTTCCATGAGATTTCCTTCTTCGTCTTTGCACATGTAAGTTGCAGGAGAGACAAACGTCATGCACTTTTTAAAGTCCAATTTATCCGACTTTTGGAGAGCATAAGCCTTTGGACTTCCTTCATTCGTAAAGACAAGCCTGTAGCCAAAAGCCCTAAACACATCATCAACACGTTTTATTTCGATATCCGGCCTCTCATTTACAAACTCCAGAACTAAGTATTTTGATTTGGCCAGCTGCTTTCCAAGTTCAGCAAACGATTCACAAAACTCACATTCAGGTTCTTCAGTTTCATCATTATGCCGAGTCTCTCGATAACAATAAGGACAACTGTCGGCTGTTACGCGAATCGGCTCGAAAAACGCCTGCGTGTTGATAATGGTACTGAATTTTTTATTTTTCCACTCCTCACTGAGTTCCCCCAACTTCTTTAAAGTCTCGGAGAACTCTGTCATTTCAGTGAGAGATAATTTCATTCCTGTAATTATTACTGCAAGCTCCGTTCCATGTGCCCTGTAAATTACGTTATCAACAAACCGTTGATACTCCTCGAGTCTGTCGATAGTTTTTGCCGGGACTATAAGGTAGAAATGACCTCCACCACTCATGATAAGGTTTGCTATCGGCAGACCTTCGCGTCTTAAAATCCAACGCCCTATTATGTAGATCAAAAAGTCAAGGTAGAACGAACGACCTTTCAATTTTTTGAGAGCATGTTCGGTTGGAATATTGTAGATGAAATCCTGAATACCGGATAGGTCGCCCTTAACTATACCTAACACCTTGCGATCTCTGTTTTGTGCCTCCAAATCCTTAGCCAGCTCTTTCAAAAATCCAAAATTTCCATCTTTAATCTCGTTTTCAAACTCACGGTAAAGCGCAGCAGCAACGGCAGCTGTCGAGGAAAGGTGGGAAAAAAGTGATATATCGGGATGCGAATAATAAAAAGCAGAGGGGATGTTGGAGGTATATTCT encodes:
- the cas10 gene encoding type III-A CRISPR-associated protein Cas10/Csm1, encoding MFKLSDVYIAALLHDIGKFYQRACPERKDEILRRQKQLVELLGLHGLPHQVWGCDFVESLESMKSRVNVIQGVLHHHNIDERFPVGFLVSIADRVSASERLDYNTQEKEDAVETRQLESILSHVSLVSQPMSKWYKSIGRLSEIDRQEFPKKEPLDYQKETIMYRNLWNEFYELLQKEQIKESDNLEEYDRFYYILKEYTSNIPSAFYYSHPDISLFSHLSSTAAVAAALYREFENEIKDGNFGFLKELAKDLEAQNRDRKVLGIVKGDLSGIQDFIYNIPTEHALKKLKGRSFYLDFLIYIIGRWILRREGLPIANLIMSGGGHFYLIVPAKTIDRLEEYQRFVDNVIYRAHGTELAVIITGMKLSLTEMTEFSETLKKLGELSEEWKNKKFSTIINTQAFFEPIRVTADSCPYCYRETRHNDETEEPECEFCESFAELGKQLAKSKYLVLEFVNERPDIEIKRVDDVFRAFGYRLVFTNEGSPKAYALQKSDKLDFKKCMTFVSPATYMCKDEEGNLMELDKMANVSIGVKRWGVLRGDVDNLGSIFREGLGTKVSLSRVSALSEEFKLFFGYYLEKLVSREFKECSVIYSGGDDFLIIGPWSSLPRLAKVLREDFRKFVCENENVTVSMAIAISRDVKFPVFRIAEAAGENLDRAKEYKRASDERKKNAIGFMEEIIGWEEWDEFEAIKELLEKLVEKTKKRVILNYMYEASNLYEDSIDKKTYFKSWRLVYKIARFKNAHKDVSELAENLLDKILMKDGNKLYPHLYGCARWVEFSTRKE